Genomic DNA from Rhodothermales bacterium:
GCGTCAGTGTCGGGACGAGCGCGACATCCACTTCCCCCAGCACGATCCAGTTTCGGCACTCGGCGCGGGTCCCCCTACGAACGACAGATGGAGCAAAGCGTCCGCCCTGCTCCATGACTGCCGCGAATACATCGAGAGCCGGCTCGTCCCAAATGGCAATGCGCATCGTGGGTAGCCGGGGAAATCAGTTGGCGCGATCGTACATCTTTTCCTTGATGCGCGCCGCCTTCCCGCGGAGGTTGCGGAGGTAGTAGAGCTTGGCGCGACGAACGCTGCCGCGACGCACCACTTCCACTTTCGCCACCTTGGGCGAATAGATCGGGAAGATGCGCTCCACGCCGACGCCGTTGGAAATCTTCCGAACGGTGAACGTGCGGTTGGAGCCGCTATTCTGGATGCCGATCACGACACCCTGATATTGCTGGATGCGCTCCTTATCGCCTTCGACGACGCGCACGTGCACATTGACCGTGTCTCCGGGCACAAAAGCGACAACATCATCGCGAAATTGGGTCGCTTCTACGATCCCCATCAGATCCTTAGCCATGGGCCACCTCCGCTTATCGGGTTAACTATTCGAGTTCTATGAGTGCAAAAACCGCCGGCGAGCCGGCGTGTGTACAGGCGTGTATTCAAGTAGTCATGTCGATTGATCCAGGTCCGCCGCATCCAGCATGTCGGGCCGGCGCTCGCGCGTGCGAAGCAGACTCTGTTCGTCGCGCCAGGCGTCGATGGCCCGGTGGTCTCCGGAGAGCAGCACGCCGGGCACGTCGCGCCCGCGATACGAGGCAGGGCGCGTGTAGACCGGCGGCGCAAGCAGTCCGTCCTGATGCGAGTCGGTGAGCGCCGACGACGCGTCGCCGAGCACACCGGGCACGAGGCGAACGAGCGCGTCGACGAGCACGAGGGCGGGCAGTTCGCCCCCGCTGAGCACGTAGTCGCCCACGGAAACCTCACGGGTAACCAGCGCATCGCGGACCCGCTGATCGACGCCCTTGTAGTGCCCGGCCAGCAGAATCAGATGCCTGTTGAGCGAAAGCTGGTTTGCGATCGGCTGCGTGAACACCTCCCCGTCCGGGGTCAGGTAGATCACGTCGTCGACCGGTACGCCGCGCTCCACGGCGTCGGCCATCAGCTGTTCGATGCAGGCAAAGATCGGCTCCGGCTTGAGCACCATGCCGGCGCCGCCGCCAAACGGATAGTCGTCCACCTGGCGGTGCTTGTCGGTTGTGTAATCCCGGATGTCGTGCACGTGGATCGTCACGAGCCCGGCTTCCCGGGCGCGATGGATGATGCTGTGTTCCAGCGGTCCACGGACGATGTCCGGCAGCGCGGTGACGATATCTATGCGCACGGTTTACCCGAAATACCCGATACGGCGCGCCGGCTCAGTCATCGAGCAACCCATCGATGGGTCGGATGACCAGCAGCCCGGCGGCAGGATCAATCGTTTCAATGAACGCAGGCACGGCAGGCACGAGCGCGTCCGGCCGGCCTTCCCGCTCGATCACCAGCGTGGGGTGAGCGGGCATATCCAGCACTTCGGCCACCCGGCCGATCCGCTGCCCCTCGGCGTGCACCTCGAGGCCGACCAGCAGGTCGACATCGTAGGTCTCGCCCTCCGGGGCGGGCAGATCCGACGCCGCCGCGAAGACCGATCGGCCCCGCTGGCTCTCGGCCGCATCGCGATCCGTGATAGCGGTCAGCCCCAGCAGGACCAGGCGTCCTTTCGCGTTATGCTGAAACCGCACCGATTCGACCGCCTGTTCGGCGGCCTCTTCGGGGGTGTCTCCCAGCCAGACCCGTTCGAGATCGGTATAGACCTCGTCGTCGGGCAGGGCCGGCAGCACCTTGAGCTCGCCCAGCACGCCGTGCGCGCGCAGGATTCGCCCGATACGGCGAAGCGATTGCGCGTCGGCGGAAGGCATGGCTCGGTTGACGCGCGGCGTCAGTCTTCCTTGGTTTCTTCGGCTTCGCCTTCGGCGGCCGGCGCTTCATCGGCAGCCGGTTCCTCGGCCACGGCTTCGGCAGCGGGCGCTTCGGCGGCCGGTGCTTCCGCGACGGGCGCTTCAGCAGCCGGCGCTTCAGCAGCAGGGGCTTCGGTAGCGGACGCCTCGGCGTTCGCGGCATCCTGCGCCGCTTTCGCTTCGGCCGCAGCCTGCTCTTTCTGCTTCAGACGCTCTTCGGCAGCCTGCCGGCGAGCCGCTTCGGCTTCGGCTTCCGCCTTGGCTTCGGCTTCGGCGCGCGCCTTGGCGTATTCGGCTTCCTTCTTGGAGGCTTCCTTGCGCTCAGCTTCGAGCGCTTCGCGGCGCTGATCGGCGACGGTGCGCTTGACCGACTGTTTGCTGCCCCGCTCGGCGAGGAACGCCTGCACCGCGGTCTGGATTTCTTCTTCCGACTTGCCCTTGCGGCGCATGTGCGCGGCCAGCATCAGGCCCTGGCGGCTGAAGAGGCTCCGAACCGTATCGGTCGGCTGCGCGCCCTGCTCGAGCCAGTACAGCACGCGATCTTCCTGGAGCTCTACACGGACCGGCTCGTCGACGGCGTAATAGCGTCCGAGATCCTCGATGTACTTGCCATCGCGGGGGCTGCGGGTATCAGATGCCACCACAGCGTAAATTGGGTGTTTTTTACGCCCCATTCGGCGTAGACGGAGTTTTACTGCCACCTTGCTTCTCTCCTTGGTATCGCTTCTTGGTTACGGAGTGAATACACGTTGTATTATCGCCCGCCCAGGAGTCCCTGGAGGTCGACGTTTCTACCCTTGCCCATCAGCTTCGACATGGTCTTCATCATCTTCTTCATCTCATTGAACTGCTTGATGAGCTGATTGATGTCCTTGACCTCCATGCCGCAGCCGTCGGCGATGCGCCGGCGCCGGCTCCCGTTGAGGATATCCGGTTTGCGCCGCTCCATCAGCGTCATCGAATTGATGATCGCCTCGATGTGCTTGAACGCATCGTCATCCACATCCAGATCGCGGATCTGCTTGCCGACCCCGGGGATCATGCCCAGGAGGTCTTTCAGCGAACCCATGCTCTTGATGCGCTGGAGCTGTTCGTAAAAATCTTCGAGATTAAAATCTTCCGAGCGGATCTGCCGCTGGAGCTTCTCGGCCTCTTTCTGGTCGAACTGCTCCTGGGCGCGCTCGACGAACGAAACGACGTCGCCCATGCCCAGGATGCGCTGCGCCATCCGGTCCGGATGAAACGGCGTCAACGCATCGAGCTTTTCGCCCATCGACGCGAACTTGATCGGCTTCTGCACGACGGAGCGGATCGAGAGCGCGGCGCCGCCGCGAGTGTCCCCGTCCAGCTTCGTGAGCACCACCCCGTCGAAGTCGAGCCGCTTGTTGAACTCGAGCGCCGTGTTGACCGCATCCTGCCCCGTCATGCTGTCGACGACGAACAGGATCTCGGTCGGCTGTACGGCCTGCTTGATCTGCTCGACCTCGCGCATCATCTCTTCGTCGACGTGCAAACGGCCCGCCGTGTCGATGATGAGGATGTTGTTGGCGTTTTTGCGCGCCTCCGAAACGGCCTCGCGGGCCACGCGGACGGCGTCGCGGACGACCTCACCGTTTTCCACGACCGCATGCACCGGCACGCCGACCGTCGCCGCGAGGGTCTTCAGCTGGTCGACCGCCGCGGGGCGGTATACGTCCGCCGCGGCCAGCATCGGCGCAAAACCCTTCGCCTTGTAATAGGCGGCCAGTTTGCCGCAAAATGTCGTCTTGCCCGAACCCTGGAGGCCGGCGACGAGAATGATCGTCGGCGGCTTCGGGGACATCTTCACGTCGACCTGCACCGTGCCGAGCAGATCCATCAACTCGTCGTACACGATCTTGACGAGCTGCTGCCCCGGGGAGACCGCGTTCAGCACCTTGCTCCCGAGAACCTGGTCCTTTACTTTGTCCGTGAAGTCCCGCGCGACCTGGTAGTTGACATCCGCATCCAGCAACGCGCGCCGAATCTCACGCATCGACTCGGCGATGTTGAGCTCGTTCATTCGCCCCTGCCCCGAGAGGGACTTGAGCGCCGTTTCCAGCTTGTCGCTTAGATTTTCGAACATGAGGTCGTCGAACAGAAAACAGAATCGCCGGACCGGCGTGCACGCTCGATCCGGCGCCAGGAGTTTATTCCGGGCGTAGAAAGGTTAAAATAGACGATACAAACGGCTTCTCCAACGTCGCCATGGCCAGTTCGTTCTGAACAAACATCGAATTTTTGACGAGTTAGCGAAGGACAGCCTCCCTTTTCGCCCCATGCACGCCGAACATCCCGCGAAGTCCGACCTGCGCAGCCGCTTCGACGCCTACCGGCGCAGCCTCACGCCGGCCGAACACGCCGAGCGGTCCGCCGCGATCGCGACGCGGATCGCCGCGCTGCCCGCATTCCAGGCGGCGCGCTGCATCCACGCCTACTGGCCGCTGGAGCGGCGACGCGAAATCGACCTGCGTCCCCTGCTCCTGGCCGCATACGGGCTGGGAAAACAAATTCTGCTGCCGGTGGTCATACCCCAGACGCATACCGGCATGACGCACCGCCTGTTCGAAGGCGCAGACCGCCTTCGCGCCGGATCCTGGGGCGTGCATGAACCCGCCGGCGATCGAACCGTTCCGGACGCCGCGATCGACCTGATCATCGTCCCGGCCCTGGGCGCGGATCGCTTCGGTTACCGCCTGGGATACGGAAAGGGGTATTACGACGCCTTCCTGGCGGGGCTGGCCGCTCCGACGGTTTGCCCGGTATTCGAGGCCTGTCTCGTGGACGCCCTGCCGAGGGAGCCGCATGACGTGCCTGTTTCGTATCTTGCGACGGAATCGCGCATGATCCGCGTCAGCCATCCCGACGCAACAACCGATTCGGCCGCTCCGTAAGGGCGGAGTACCTGTAGCTTATTGCACTGATGAAGACACGTACACGAAAACCGATCGAAGACCAGCTGAGTTTTGAATCCGAAGACGGCGAACTCAACCTCGAACATCTGAGCGATGAAGAGCTTGAGAGTCTGCTGTTCGAGGAGGAAGACAAAAAGAAGGAAGGGATCTGGAATCTCCCGACCATCGCCGGCCTCTCGCTCATTCTCGTGGGCATCGCCTACATCCTGCAAGAGCTCGGGTGGCAGGGAATCGGCGTTCCGAATCTGGGCGCGCTCGTCGAGATGTTGCCCTGGCTGGCCGGCATCCTCATCATTCTGCTCGGTTTCGGCGTGCTTTCGTGGCGGCCGAAGAAAAAGAAGAGCAAGGTGAAGGTCCGCGTCGCCAAGCGCACCATCGAGAAGGAAGCGCCCGCCCCGGAACCGACGACAGGCGGGAAACGCAAACTCTGGAAATCGCGCGACAAGAAGCTCGCCGGGGTAGCCGGCGGCATCGCCGAGTACTTCAACCTCGACCCCACGCTCGTCCGCATCGCCTTCGTGATCGGCACCATCGTGTCGGAAGGCGCTTTCCTCATCGCGTATTTCGTTCTGGCCGCCGTGATGCCCAAGCCGGAATCCCGTCCCAGGGAGAAACAGATCACGATCATTCGCGACCAGGTGAAATAAGCATGAGCACGAAACGCCTCCATCGTTCGATGGAAGACAAGATGATCGCCGGGGTTTGCTCCGGCATCGCGGACTATTTCGACATGGACCCGACGCTCATCCGCGTCGCCTACGTCCTCCTCAGCTTCTTGATGGTGGGCTTCCCCGGCCTCATCCTCTATATCATCCTGGCCGTGATCGTCCCGGAAGAAGGCTGATCGATCCGGCCGACCGGTTCAGGGCAGGGTGCCGGCGATCGCTACATCGAACCGGTCCGGGTGGAAATGCCGGCGTATCGCCGTGCGGACATCGGCCTCGGTGAGCGCTTCGATGCGCGCCGGCCAGTCGTCGAGGTGACGGGTTCCGAATCCGTTGCGGACGCCGGTAAGAATCGTCGCGGCCAGTCCGCTCGTCGTGGCGAGCTTCACCTTGAACGATCCGGTGAGGGTGGTGATGTGTTCCTCCAGCTCGCGCGCCGTCGGCCCCTCCTCCACAAACCGCCGCACCTCGGCGATCGTGGCCTCGATGCCGCGCTCCAGGTTTTCCTGGCTCAGCGTGACGGATACCCGCCAGTGCCCCTCGTAACGCGTGGAGATGCCGGCCAGACCGGAGTAGATGCCATAGGTGAGCCCCATGTCGTCCCGGATGATATCCATGAGGCGCGACGAAAACGTCCCGCCGAGGATCTGGTTGGCGAGAAACAGGGCCGGATAGGCGGGGTCGTCGCGCCGCATGCGCACGGCATGTCCCATCCGGACGTCGAGGTTCTTGCGGTCGATCATCGGGCGCACGACGCGCCGGCCGCCGAGGGATTCCAGCGCGCTCACGGCATACCGCGGCGGCGCCTCGCGAGCCGGCCATTCCGCGAGGCCGGCGTCGACCGCCTCGCGCGCCTCGTACTCATCCACATCCCCCACCATCACGATGTTCAGCTCGTTGGCTCCGATGTGCCGGTCGTAGAAGGCGACCACATCGTCCAGCGTGACGCGCTGGAGCTGCTCCAGCTCATCTTCTTCCGCGATGGAGTAATTGGGATGATCGGGCGGGTAGAGCTGACGCAGCAGGGCGCCGGCGGCCTGCGAGCCCGTGTTCTCCATATTGCGACGCACGGCGGCGAGCATGCGCTGCCGCGCCTTCTCAAACTCCTCCTGATCGAATAGCGGCTCGCGGAGCTGCTCCGCCATGACCCCCAGCACGGTCGGCACGTCGCGCCGGAGCGCCCTCCCCCAGAACCCCAGGCGGATGCCGGTGGCCTCGTACCCCAGCTGGGCGCCGCGGTTTTCGAGGACGTCGGCGATCTCGAAGCGGTCCCGGCGCTTCGTCCCCTTGTCCAGCAGATTCACCATCAGGTGCATCACCAGATCATCCCCCCGCTCGAACTGCGGGTTCGCCACGACGATACCGCGCCAGGACACGACGTCCTCGATGCGTGTTTTCAACGTGTATAGCCGGCCGGCGCCGACCGCGTGCTCACCGATCTGTTCCTGGAATGTCATGCGCGGACGCTGGATGCAAAGGGGATGGTTGGCAAAAAAGAAGGGTGCGGGCCGGCGCCTGGCCGGCTCCGGCTTCAGGCTTCGGGGATGTAATACCCCACCGTGCACGTGTCGTCGAGCAGGTAGGTCTGCGCGACGCGCTGGACGTCGGCCGCCGTGACGCGGTTCACCTCGTCCATATAGGTCGTATACAGCTTCCAGTCGCCGGCGGCGATCGCTTCGTTGAGCTGCGACGCCACCGCATACGGGCCGTCCCGCCCGAAGGCCTCGGAAGCATGCAGGACGCTGCGCGCGCGGGCGATTTCGTCCGCATCGACCCCATCGTGCTGGACTTCCCGGATCGTCTCGCGCACGGCGGCTTCGACGTCCGCATGCGTCTTGTCCGGAGCCAGGAAGGCATAGAGCGAAAAAAGGCCCGGGTCCCTAAAATGGCTCATGGACGCCGACGCGCGGGTGGTCATGCCCCGGTCGGTCAGTTTCCGAAAAAGCCGGCTCCGCTTGCCGCTGCCCAGCACGACCGACAGCACGTCGAGCGCCGTGGCGTCCGGGTGGAGGGCTTCCGGGGCCTTGTAGGCGAGCATGAGCGTGCCGAGTTCGCCGGCCTTCTTCACCACCACCCGCCGTTCGCCCCGCTGTTCGGGCTCCTGGACCCGCAACGTGGGGATCGCGTGCGGCGAGGCCGCGATGTCCCCGAAGTGATCGGCCACGCGGTTCAGGGCATCCGTCGTTTCCACGTCGCCGATGACGGAGACGACGGCGTTGTTCGGCCAGTAGAAGGTGTCATAGAAGCCGCGCAATCCGGCCGGCGTGACCTGTTCGATATCCGAGCGCCATCCGATCGTCGGGTGGTGGTACGGATGCGCCATGTAGGCCACGCTCCAGACGGTCTGGTACAGCTTGCGAAACGGCTCGTTGTCGCCGCGGTCGTATTCGTTCAGGATGACCGTCCGCTCGCTCTCCATCTCTTTGGGATCGAGCAACGCGCCCCGCATCCGGTCCGCCTCGATGTCGATCGCCAGCGGCAGGTGCTCGCGCGGCAGCAGCTCGTAATAATTCGTGCGGTCGTTCCAGGTCGTCGCGTTGAGCTGCGCGCCGACACGCTGGAGCGCGCGGTCGAGGGTGAGGCCGCTGGCCTTGTTGAAGCGCTGCGTCCCCTTGAACATGAGGTGCTCCAGGAAGTGCGTCGCTCCCGTCAGCCCGATCCCTTCATTCCGGCTGCCCACCAGATAGGTGATCATGAAGGTGGCAACGGGCGCGGCGTCGTTCGGCAGGACCAGTACGTGGAGCCCGTTGGCCTCCAGCACGAAGTGGGATACGCCGCCGGACGTTTCGACAAAGCGGTAGCCGGCCGGCGCGGGAGCGGGTTCTCCGTTAGGCATGTATGGTATTCAGCGTGAGATCCAAAGAGGGATGGAAGGCGATGAGAGCGTCTAACGGGAGGGTCGGTGGACGGTTTCCGGGACGCCCGCGACGTGTTTTAGCATCTGCTTTCGGACTGGAACGAGCGGTCTGGCGCATCGACCGGTGCGCCATTGGCGCACAACCCTCTTTTCGGGCCGTTCTGGCATACTCCTTGGGCATGCGCGGGAATCGCCTTGCCTGCCTCCCCACACCTCCCAGCCCGACATGCATTCCTCGTCCCTCACGCCGCGCGCCGCACGGCGGCGCACTCCGCTCATCCTGGCGCTGCTCCTCGGCCTGACCCCGCTTCTCGCCCACGCCCAGAGCGACACCTATATCGCCCAGAACGGCCTCGTGGTCGTCGAAGCCGAGTCGCTGCCGCTCGCCGGCGACTGGGTGAT
This window encodes:
- the rplS gene encoding 50S ribosomal protein L19; this translates as MAKDLMGIVEATQFRDDVVAFVPGDTVNVHVRVVEGDKERIQQYQGVVIGIQNSGSNRTFTVRKISNGVGVERIFPIYSPKVAKVEVVRRGSVRRAKLYYLRNLRGKAARIKEKMYDRAN
- the trmD gene encoding tRNA (guanosine(37)-N1)-methyltransferase TrmD, which produces MRIDIVTALPDIVRGPLEHSIIHRAREAGLVTIHVHDIRDYTTDKHRQVDDYPFGGGAGMVLKPEPIFACIEQLMADAVERGVPVDDVIYLTPDGEVFTQPIANQLSLNRHLILLAGHYKGVDQRVRDALVTREVSVGDYVLSGGELPALVLVDALVRLVPGVLGDASSALTDSHQDGLLAPPVYTRPASYRGRDVPGVLLSGDHRAIDAWRDEQSLLRTRERRPDMLDAADLDQST
- the rimM gene encoding ribosome maturation factor RimM (Essential for efficient processing of 16S rRNA), producing the protein MPSADAQSLRRIGRILRAHGVLGELKVLPALPDDEVYTDLERVWLGDTPEEAAEQAVESVRFQHNAKGRLVLLGLTAITDRDAAESQRGRSVFAAASDLPAPEGETYDVDLLVGLEVHAEGQRIGRVAEVLDMPAHPTLVIEREGRPDALVPAVPAFIETIDPAAGLLVIRPIDGLLDD
- the rpsP gene encoding 30S ribosomal protein S16 produces the protein MAVKLRLRRMGRKKHPIYAVVASDTRSPRDGKYIEDLGRYYAVDEPVRVELQEDRVLYWLEQGAQPTDTVRSLFSRQGLMLAAHMRRKGKSEEEIQTAVQAFLAERGSKQSVKRTVADQRREALEAERKEASKKEAEYAKARAEAEAKAEAEAEAARRQAAEERLKQKEQAAAEAKAAQDAANAEASATEAPAAEAPAAEAPVAEAPAAEAPAAEAVAEEPAADEAPAAEGEAEETKED
- the ffh gene encoding signal recognition particle protein, producing the protein MFENLSDKLETALKSLSGQGRMNELNIAESMREIRRALLDADVNYQVARDFTDKVKDQVLGSKVLNAVSPGQQLVKIVYDELMDLLGTVQVDVKMSPKPPTIILVAGLQGSGKTTFCGKLAAYYKAKGFAPMLAAADVYRPAAVDQLKTLAATVGVPVHAVVENGEVVRDAVRVAREAVSEARKNANNILIIDTAGRLHVDEEMMREVEQIKQAVQPTEILFVVDSMTGQDAVNTALEFNKRLDFDGVVLTKLDGDTRGGAALSIRSVVQKPIKFASMGEKLDALTPFHPDRMAQRILGMGDVVSFVERAQEQFDQKEAEKLQRQIRSEDFNLEDFYEQLQRIKSMGSLKDLLGMIPGVGKQIRDLDVDDDAFKHIEAIINSMTLMERRKPDILNGSRRRRIADGCGMEVKDINQLIKQFNEMKKMMKTMSKLMGKGRNVDLQGLLGGR
- a CDS encoding 5-formyltetrahydrofolate cyclo-ligase gives rise to the protein MHAEHPAKSDLRSRFDAYRRSLTPAEHAERSAAIATRIAALPAFQAARCIHAYWPLERRREIDLRPLLLAAYGLGKQILLPVVIPQTHTGMTHRLFEGADRLRAGSWGVHEPAGDRTVPDAAIDLIIVPALGADRFGYRLGYGKGYYDAFLAGLAAPTVCPVFEACLVDALPREPHDVPVSYLATESRMIRVSHPDATTDSAAP
- a CDS encoding PspC domain-containing protein, with the translated sequence MKTRTRKPIEDQLSFESEDGELNLEHLSDEELESLLFEEEDKKKEGIWNLPTIAGLSLILVGIAYILQELGWQGIGVPNLGALVEMLPWLAGILIILLGFGVLSWRPKKKKSKVKVRVAKRTIEKEAPAPEPTTGGKRKLWKSRDKKLAGVAGGIAEYFNLDPTLVRIAFVIGTIVSEGAFLIAYFVLAAVMPKPESRPREKQITIIRDQVK
- a CDS encoding PspC domain-containing protein produces the protein MSTKRLHRSMEDKMIAGVCSGIADYFDMDPTLIRVAYVLLSFLMVGFPGLILYIILAVIVPEEG
- a CDS encoding pitrilysin family protein, whose protein sequence is MTFQEQIGEHAVGAGRLYTLKTRIEDVVSWRGIVVANPQFERGDDLVMHLMVNLLDKGTKRRDRFEIADVLENRGAQLGYEATGIRLGFWGRALRRDVPTVLGVMAEQLREPLFDQEEFEKARQRMLAAVRRNMENTGSQAAGALLRQLYPPDHPNYSIAEEDELEQLQRVTLDDVVAFYDRHIGANELNIVMVGDVDEYEAREAVDAGLAEWPAREAPPRYAVSALESLGGRRVVRPMIDRKNLDVRMGHAVRMRRDDPAYPALFLANQILGGTFSSRLMDIIRDDMGLTYGIYSGLAGISTRYEGHWRVSVTLSQENLERGIEATIAEVRRFVEEGPTARELEEHITTLTGSFKVKLATTSGLAATILTGVRNGFGTRHLDDWPARIEALTEADVRTAIRRHFHPDRFDVAIAGTLP
- a CDS encoding pitrilysin family protein yields the protein MPNGEPAPAPAGYRFVETSGGVSHFVLEANGLHVLVLPNDAAPVATFMITYLVGSRNEGIGLTGATHFLEHLMFKGTQRFNKASGLTLDRALQRVGAQLNATTWNDRTNYYELLPREHLPLAIDIEADRMRGALLDPKEMESERTVILNEYDRGDNEPFRKLYQTVWSVAYMAHPYHHPTIGWRSDIEQVTPAGLRGFYDTFYWPNNAVVSVIGDVETTDALNRVADHFGDIAASPHAIPTLRVQEPEQRGERRVVVKKAGELGTLMLAYKAPEALHPDATALDVLSVVLGSGKRSRLFRKLTDRGMTTRASASMSHFRDPGLFSLYAFLAPDKTHADVEAAVRETIREVQHDGVDADEIARARSVLHASEAFGRDGPYAVASQLNEAIAAGDWKLYTTYMDEVNRVTAADVQRVAQTYLLDDTCTVGYYIPEA